One region of Peromyscus eremicus chromosome 4, PerEre_H2_v1, whole genome shotgun sequence genomic DNA includes:
- the Wfdc9 gene encoding protein WFDC9, with protein sequence MKICLPVNAKSAMRLRTLLLTVSIHGIVMFLHVLGRLKDNIKEINQCWVQPPKTFCGSRCTRVLRCLRPNQTCCWTYCGNICLDNEEPFKTLMKL encoded by the exons ATGAAGATTTGTCTTCCTGTAAATGCCAAGTCTGCCATGAGACTCCGGACGCTCCTCCTCACTGTGTCCATCCACGGAATTGTGATGTTTCTGCATGTTCTGGGAAGACTCAAGG ACAACATCAAAGAAATCAACCAGTGCTGGGTACAGCCTCCAAAAACATTCTGTGGATCAAGGTGCACGAGGGTGCTGAGATGTTTGAGACCAAACCAAACGTGCTGCTGGACGTACTGTGGAAACATCTGCTTGGACAATGA agaaccctttAAAACCCTGATGAAACTCTAG